The following proteins come from a genomic window of Trifolium pratense cultivar HEN17-A07 linkage group LG4, ARS_RC_1.1, whole genome shotgun sequence:
- the LOC123924349 gene encoding sucrose transport protein-like — translation MVALASIAAGIQFGWTLQLSLLTPYVQLLGVPHQWAANVWLWKPCFRMEPLVGYYSDRAHSSSLASLQWQLLLRLISVSRLLWHQFTPTQQRPDKVNLNVSS, via the exons ATGGTAGCACTGGCTTCCATCGCAGCCGGCATCCAATTTGGATGGACACTGCAGCTCTCCCTGCTCACACCCTATGTGCAGCTTCTGGGAGTTCCACATCAATGGGCCGCTAACGTATGGCTTTGGAAGCCATGTTTTCGCATGGAGCCACTCGTCGGCTATTACAGTGACCGTGCCCATTCATCTTCTTTGGCATCATTGCAGTGGCAATTACTTTTGCG GTTAATTTCAGTTTCCCGTTTGCTTTGGCATCAATTTACTCCAACGCAACAGAGGCCAGACAAGGTTAATTTAAATGTCTCATCTTAA